The following are encoded in a window of Magnolia sinica isolate HGM2019 chromosome 11, MsV1, whole genome shotgun sequence genomic DNA:
- the LOC131219057 gene encoding zeta-carotene desaturase, chloroplastic/chromoplastic-like: MEKLNLVNSVLFTGGWAKTGLYYETVQEIFKVHIYDSRSFIGGKVGSFVDKGENHIEMGLHVFFGCYRNLFHLMKKVKSPSFVIRLIISRRRNVNHLQ; the protein is encoded by the exons ATGGAG AAGCTCAACCTGGTCAACAGTGTGCTATTTACTGGTGGATGGGCTAAAACTGGTTTATACTATGAGACTGTGCAGGAGATTTTCAAG GTTCATATTTACGATTCACGGTCTTTCATTGGTGGAAAAGTGGGCTCATTTGTAGATAAGGGTGAGAATCACATCGAGATGGGACTTCATGTCTTCTTCGGTTGCTACAGAAACCTTTTTCACCTGATGAAAAAGGTGAAATCCCCATCCTTTGTCATAAGACTCATAATCTCTAGACGCAGAAATGTGAACCATCTCCAGTGA